The genomic stretch aaattgtgTGGTACAAGTAGAAACACCTTGGGAAAGTTTTTATACCTCCTGCCCCAactgcacagacacacagaaataACTATAACCACAAAGTACAAATTTAAGAGATAAAGATGTTGACTTGTTGTTCCTGTCTTTGACACATGCATAGCTTACCTGTTTCTGCACTCTCAGTTACATGGAAATTAAGTCTGAATAAGAGGCTGTCCATTTGCTACTTATAGTGACATCCTGGTATAAGGGAAGGCATCTTGCAGGTCCGGAGATGAAAGTTAAACATGTTCAAAGATAAGAGTATTGACATGAGTGTCAGAGATGCTGCTTCTGAGTTCATGTTCAGACTAAACCTAAGGTCTACTGGAAACCTAGTTTGGGATCTAAAAACTttgattttgttaagaatttaaatagttggggcccctgggtagctcagtgggttaaagcctctgcctttggctcaggtcatgatcccagggtcctgggatagagccctgcatggagctctctactcagcagggagcctgcttcttcctctctctctgcctgcctctctgcctacttgtgatctctctctgtcaaataaacaaaatcttaaaagaaaaaaaaattttttaatagtagTCCTGTAAATCCTGATCCattgttatggttagggttagggcacTAACCccacatgaaaatataaattgttcATGCTTTATATGTTTTAACTTTCTTTGCTCTTAGAAATGAGTGTGCTCACCTGATTTCAAAAACAACTTCTTAACTTTGTATGTGAGGATTTTAGGGTTGAATTCTATAGGCCAGACTTCATTTCTGTGGATGGAATAGATGGAAACCTGTACATTTTGCATGTAGAAAGAACAAATATATCATTAAGAATTaggaatcaggggtgcctgggtggctccgtgggttaaagcctctgctttcggcggctcaggtcatgatcccagggtcctgggatggagccccacatcgggctctctgctcggcagggagcctgcttccccttctctctctgcctgcctctctgcctacttgtgatctctctctgtcaaataaataaataaaatctttaaaaaaataattaggaatcACAATACTAGCTTCTCTTAAGCATCACGGTGATTAAAAAACATTCTGTGTGAATTTTGTTAATGACTTAAGTCTTGAGTGGAAATCCCAAATGATGACAAAGTTTTGGAGTATTTCAGGAATATTGACAATGCAGCTTGACCTATTGTATGAGTGTGtctatttctaaaatacataatGTTTTGAAGTAGGCCAGAATAAGGAAACTATAAAAGTAGGAGGTCACATTTCTAGGttgcatttttgtttctctgctcAGTCCCCAAATCAGTAGTAATTTGCAAAGTCTTTGGTGAAATCTTATACAAACCAGGCAAGTTTTTATGACCTGCATTCTATGCACATGGGTATGCATATCGATCCGTGTATGCATGCCTCGATCCACATGCACACTCACTTGTTGTCTAAAAGTGGCCTTGTTTGAATGCCTTACTAAGGTAAATGAAGCAAACTACCATGTTAGATACataacttttttcttcatttatccaAAAGGAGTCATTGCATGCAAtggcaaaaattttaattatttcagaatAATGAAAACATTGTTACCATCTGACTCtaaatataactgattttttttctctttcagagaCTATTTTAAAGTGACTTTATCTAAGTATGTGTTAAAAACTTacctaatttaattaaaaaattttttggtcGCTTTTAAAGCCGCATAACTCATCAGAATGGTTTCCAAGTCTGTCCACATTTTGTGGGGCATGGGATAGGATCTTACTTTCATGGACATCCAGAAATTTGGCATCATGGTAAGGAAGTTAATTTGGGAGCTATTTATTGGGTGGAATCAGAACAAGGCAATTTTGCTCCTCATGTTCCTCTAATTTTGAATTCATATGATCATCcttttgtgtgtatgcatgtgtgtgtggggggggagttACTCAATTGTAACCAGCACATTACTATGTTACTGGATTAGAGCCCAGCAGTTTCAGTCTCAGAATagggtttattttgctttttgtcttcCCCTGAAGGGTGATGGCTGGAAGGCACAAGGGATATTTGTCTAGAAAAAGTTACTGAAAACAAAATGCCACTGCATCAATGTCCCAGCAGCATGCACATAtgactgttttctgtttttctttttctaccctcTTCTCTAACTGCTGACTGTTGTGGTTAAACTTCATTACATCCTACACAGCGTTGACAGCTGATGTATTTAGCAGCATGTACTCTTTAGTGATCTCTAGGTTATACCCACTCTTGTATTCCTTCCCCAGAACCTCCTGCTTTTCACTGCCTGAGTATGCACCTGACAATGAGAAGGCAAGGGTAGGTCAGAGGCAGTGGTTAGGGTAGGAGGCAATTCTGTAGAGTGCCCCCAAGGGGGGCTGCACTCCTGGACAGGGACCGAAGGAAAATTGGGCCTTGACCTGTGTGCTTGGGGTTGGAGCAGTCCCTAGAAGAAATGCTGGTAGAACCCTATTCCCTGAAGATTTCCGTGGACCCAGCAGGTCAGAATTCCTTTTGCACTAAAGAACCCCACCTGCAGCAGCTCAGGAGCGCAGAAAGAGTGTCTCAGGCGTGTGCCCCACCCTGCACCAACACTTATTGGAGTTATTTCAAGTCACCCCTGTCCTAGCCTCCTGCTTTAACCTGCACCCTAAGGATCTGCCTTCCCTTTGTATCAGTTCCCCAAGATGTCTTTCTCTTTGGGGTGGCGGGCAGGGCCTAGGACCCAGTGAAGTCAGGAGACAACAGGTATCTAAAACACCCCAGCTGCCTCTGCTAGCCCTTGGTACACCCTTCCTAGGGGTCTTGACCCCAAGCAAAGAAAATGTGAAGCCTAAGGGTCAGAACCCCCTCtatcctaaaataaaaaataaaaaataaataaatgaagtgacCAAGGTCTTTTTGAACAGTCCTGCCCCTctaattctgtttctctctttctctccatttctcactCCCCCTAccctatattttttgttttgcagCAAATGACAGCGATCTACTCATGGAGGAGGGAATGGCGTTCACCATAGGTCAGTGCCCAAGCTTCCCTTTAGAGAGCTCTGGCTCCCTGGATCAAGGCAGCAGTGCTGGCCTAGGCCAGGCAGTCCCGTGAAGGAATAATAAAGCCAATCAGCGTAATGAAATAATTCAGATGCATAGCAAATCTGATTAAATAATATCCTCAAGCCCCATCTTCCTAAATCAGATACTTACTGACACATTTAGGAGACGGCAGCCATCCAACCTCTAATTCTGTTACGAGCATAAGGCAgtgtttggtgttttttgttgttttggtttggtttggttttggggatgtttttggtttggtttggggttttcgtttttgcttttgtttttttccagtaaCACCCAGTAACTAGAAGTGATCATGTCCCTTGCTCCCTGTCTGGCCGCCAGGTCCTGGCTAATCATGTGACTGGTGTCACCACCAAATTCCAATCATCTAAGACCCTAAAGGCATCATATTTCTGACTGTGGTACTTAATGGCGAAGCAATTAGAGTGAAATATGAAAATTGTTATTTGCTGATTAATGAACATTTtaagcatgttttaaaaattcaaatattttaaaaaactgactgGTATTTATAAGAGGGACTGGTGTTTGGGTGGTTATTATCCACGGGGTCCTAATTAAGGCTTGATTaaaatgccctttttttttcttaaaaaaattacgaACGAGACAACTTCATACATTTTTGAATGCGGTAGTGTTTCCTCTTCCTACTGTTTAGTTTGTAATATACGATGTAAGCAACATCAATTATCAGCCCTTGTGAGATGACAACAGGAACCCGTGGGGGAAGcacttggggggaggggaggagaaccttcttctcttttttcgtAATCAGCCGGAACAATATTTGACAAGAATGTGATTAGATCACTGCAGTAAATATTTTCCCTCTTACAGAGCCAATCATAACCGAGGGATCTCCTGAATTTAAAGTCCTGGAAGACGCCTGGACTGTGGTCTCCCTGGACAATCAAAGGTGTTTGCTTTCGGTGCCACTGCTTTGAGAGGCTATGGGAAGGGAGATTGGTCCGACGGCTCCCGGGAGCTACTGTTCTCCGCCCCGCCGGCGCTCTCGCGCCTTCTGACCGCTGCGGTGTGTGTTTCAGGTCCGCCCAGTTCGAGCACACAGTTCTCGTCACGTCGGGGGGCGTGCAGATCCTGACCAAACTGCCCCACGAGGCCTGAGGAGCCGCCCGCAGGTCGCAGAGGCCGGGAGCTTTTTATCCTAAATTGCCGAAATCCAGCTGGAGAACTTTTAGAAGACCAGCAAGACGAGAGGTCACGCAGTAACCAACCTAGCTTCACGTCTTGGAAAAACCCGATGGGGATCCGATCTCAAGCCTGGCCTTGGCCTCGGGGCTTCGCAGAGAGGGCGGGCCCGGCTTCCTACCGCGAGAATCGATTCTGGGGGGAAGTGGGGACTCCCGGGTTTGGTAGGGGAAGGATTTCTAGAGACGCGTGGTTTCCTCTTCCCCTTGCCTTGACTGCCCAAGTAAAAGCTTTCCCCTCCCAAGCCCATTGTGTCTGTTGTCCTTGCGCCTCTGACAGATActagagggagagggtggctggttAATTTTTGAGTCTCTGAACTTTTCACATCTGCGGTTGGGGGAAAGAATGAGCCTAGATGTTAGCTGGGAATTTTTTTAGAagtctcttcttttccccttgtGGATCCCACGTTGGCACTAGCCCTTCCAATTCTTTTCCCTTCATAGCTGCTTTGGGATGAAAAGATTAGCTAGCAAATCGTGGGGTTGGTTACACATATTTCCTTGCCAGTGAACCCTGCATCTGGCCTTCACAGTGCTTTATCAGTCCACACACATGGCTTTCCTGGATCCCTGTGGCTCTTCTGGCTCTTCCTCACATCCCTCATCCTGCCCCGAGCAGCCATCCCTGAGGTTACTTTTGAGGGACGCTCTCGCCCctccatatctctctctctctctctctctcacacacacacacacacacacacacacatctgttgCACTAGAAATTTGAACATTGCCCCCTTCCCATCCAGATGTGAACACTGTCCAGCTGTCTAGCCCCTAAGGTGACCTCTCTCCGTATCCGCCGCCTTTGGACTGTGCTCTCCTGCTAGAGACCCAGAAGATTCTAGGAGAAGATACGGAAACTTTTGAGGGCAAGAGCCAAGTTAGCTGGGATAGAAACTGGCAAGCCCGAAGCTCCATCAGCTTCAGAAGCAGAAAATCCAAGTACTCACATTCTACATTTCCCAAAGGCCCATTTTGATCAGAATACCCTCTCTTCCTCAGCAGGAATTACACTCCCCAGCACCTGTTCACCCCTGGGCTCAAGTGAAGAGGTGCCAGGCGTCCAGCAGGCACATAGAGAATAGCCCCCCTCTGATTATGGTTTTAGGAACAACTTCTGTGAGGGTGTCCAGGCAGTCAGGAGTTGTGCTAACTTTTGTTTCTACTGAAGCGGGTTTTACAAAGTTGCCAAGCACTAAATATGGCTTGGTCTGGAGAGCACCAAGGAAATGCAAGCACCTGTAGTTGCCATGACAGGTGGTCTCTGTGATCAGGACCCAAGAGGCAGCTGTCTTTGTGACACAAAGTGTAGGGAGAAGAGTTAGGAAACAGGCCAGTAAGTGCCCTTGAAGAAGTGGCTAGTTCAAGCTTTTCCCCAAGCGTGGATTCTCTTGGGGATCCTTCAACCCTTCCAGCCCCCTTTCTCTGTGCTCAGGCATGGAGAATTTGGACAGAGGTGATTCCAATTCAAGTGTATCTGAGAACTGGAAAAGGTGAGGGAGGGGTTGAAGATTTACAAAGCCCACAGAAAAACTTCTCAGAGTTCTTGAGACATCGTCCAAGCAAAGGCCTACAGATGAGACTGCGGCTCTCGAACAATCATTCTCCAGGAAAGAACTCGGCCCAGATGGCCTTGGGAGAGGTTTGCCAGATAATGATTTCACTTCTTTCCTAGAGCAATGAGATTGCAAGGTTCCCCGCTTATCTTATCTACTGATCAGTTTACTCCAAGTTCCCCAAGAATAATTTTATTAGGACCACAGGGTTTTACCAACCACTGGGATAACATGCTGTTTGTGCAGCAATTATTTTGCGGTGGAAGTATTTATGGGACAGGTTTATAATCCTATTTATTAAAGTAACTAGTTTAAGCCTAGTTTAAACATGATAcccatgtatatgtatatctaccAGCACAGCCAATGTCAGCAGCTCGTAGGAAACAAACTTGATTTAGAGTGAACTCCGTTTAACATGCTTTTGAAGTTGAAgttagaaagatttaaaaataccttgtgcaccaccaccatcaccttcCGGTTGAACTGGCCCCAGACCTCACCCCCGGGCCGCCGGCGTTTCAGCAAACGCGTGGATACGGCTGACACCACCGGACTCGGGTCCTGCAGTGTCTCCCACTGGTTCTACTCGGAATCCGGGACTCTCAGGATAAACGTAGAGTTTTGTTTCCTGTCGGAGTTGGGACCGGCAAAGATCTAAGCAAACCAGCGTTTCAGAACAGGTGTCGTCTTAGcaatgggggtggggtgcggtggGAGGGATCCACTCCGGGCTCACCAAGGGGAGATAAGGTCGCACACTGCGAAACTGCTCCAGGCCGGGTGTCTCAGTACCCGAGGGGCCCCGGCTCGGCCGCACCTCCCTGGACCTGCTTCTCTGGGGCTAAGAAATAATCCCCGAGTATAGACACTTCTCGCCCACATAtaattcatttctaaaataaacaaggcTCTGAAGCCGTTTCCCGAGGGACCGCGTCCTTTGTTCCACGGAGCCAGCCCGGTCCTCTGCACTGGAAAGGTTTGGATTTCTCCTTCCAGATGTGGATAGAGAGACCTGTAGACGACAGTCGCGACCCGTggctgcctctctcccctccccccttcttagAGTTCTCTGGCATAAACTGGCCACGGGCCGGCCAGCCGTCGGGTTTCCTCGCGTATAGCCCTGAGCGCCAGAAGTCAACAGCCACTTCCCTCGGTCCCCACCCCGACCCGGCGCCAGCCGCGGCGATCACTTACGTGGGCAGGGCCCGCTATAGGTGCGCGCAAGAGACCAGGGGCCCGGGCGGCATCCGTGCTGCTGTGCAGAATGCACCGCACCGCACCGCACCCCGAAACAGGCGCTAGGAAGGagcaattaaaaccacaagggcAACACGGAAATCAAGAGGAGTTGAGCGGCTCCAGGAGTAGTCTGGTGGCGGAGTCATTAGCTGGTTGTTGCTACAAAGCATCGCCCTGTGGTTCTGTGATTAAGGGGGAAAAACCTTTCTAAACGTTGGCAAACCAGTTATTggtttgaaggatttttttttttttgcttttgttttcctttttgctccAACCACGCTGCCTGAAATATTGCTACCCCCAATATCATGCCCTTAAACCAAAGGGAGAGGAATTCCGCGGGCAGCAGCTGCGGCTACGgaagttaaaaaagagagaagcccCTTCCACTAATATCTGTAACGACAGCACCGATGTAATTTGTTTtgaatgttcatttttattggtGTTCCCTCTGCCAAAATGTGCTTGATTACAGAACAGAGGTTTGTCCTGTGATCATTGCGCACTCCAGACAGGGGAAGGTGCAACGCCGAAGGTTCAGCTCAGGCCAGATCAAATCCCCGGGCTGTTTAACGCTGAAAGGCTGCATGTTGCTATTAGTGTTAAATATATGGCTAATTATGCGTATGAAAATTAAACATCAGTGTTATGCTAATGGGGCGCCTTCAGCTGCGGATCCGAGCACTTGAGACTACCATTTAATCAAATGAATCAGTAACTAATACATCTGCACGTGTGAACTTTCACAAGATCATTTCCCCGTTCCCGTCACACCGctaaattatgaaagaaataattatcaACACTTTCTAATTACCTAACAAAGTAATTTGGGATTCACCGTGGGGCTGGCGGGATGGGGAACCAACAGCCCCTCGCAGACAGCGTGGTGCGCGCCACGCCTCGTGGGGGTGGCTGtgtggtggcggcggcggggggcTTTTGTGCGCTTTTCTGTACCTAGCGCCCCAGAAGACAGAAGGCGCGGTGGCAGCTTTtgccagccctgcccccaggcccaggGGCGCCCGCTTTGACCACTGGAGATGAGGAGGATCCTGGGCGACAATGAGAGATCTGTCTGTAACCAGATCTGCGAGCCTACCACTGGGCTGGTTTTGCCGCGGGTTTCCGGGGTCCACGGGACTCCTAAACCCCGGGTACTCTTTCCAGACCCCAGGAGGCCGGAAAATGACCACCCGATATCCGAGGCTCAGCCGAACTGAGCCCGCCGCCTCCTTGGCTCCACTCAGCGCCGCGCCCTTGGGGCGAGTGAGTCCAGGGCATTCGGCGCAGagtgagtggaggggagagggaggcggAGGAAGGttgggagggaaagagggggtgtgtgttggggggagggggcggtgcgGTCGCCTTTCCTGGGAGGAGAAGCGCGGGTTCCTGGCTCTCCGCGCGCTCTGCTTTAATCAGACCGGTGCAGCCTCGAGCTGGAGTGGCCAGCTGGGCCTGGAGCAATGCGAGCGGGCCCCagggagcggcggcggcggcgcggcggccGAGTGAGTGAGTTCGCCCGGAGGGccccagactcgatcccagggatgTGGCAGAGAGGATCCAGGCCGGGGAGGCGCGGCCAAGGAGAGCGCTGGGCTAGGCACACGACTCTCGAGAGGACAGCGCTCTGCTGGCCGCCTCTGGTGCCACCACCCCCGCCCTCCCCGGCAGTGCGCGACTTCGCGCTCCCAGGCCGCGGCCGGGCTCCAGAGTCGCCCAAGCTGAGCGCTGGACCGGGTGACGGCGGCTAGGAGAAGCAGTTCCCCTGTCCCGGCGTGGGGGGCGGGCGGAGGGTGGGGACAGTAGTGGGGGGAGGGCGGCTGCGCCGAGCGGTTGGTGGGTTTCTGGGAAGTTAGGCGCGCCGGGGAGGCGGGAGGCCGAAGAGCCACGGGCCGCTGAGGTTCCGGCGCGGGCGCTGCAGCCCATTGTGCGCTCCGCACGGCGCGCTCTGTTGCAGAGGAGCCCCGGCCGGGAAGTGTGGACGCGTTTCTCCCGAGGCCCGGCCGCCTCGCCCGCTCTAGTCCAGCGGAGCCGGAGCGCCTCGGACCAATCCCCGGTGATTATGCAAGACAGCGGACCAATCAGCTCCGCCAGCTCATGAATATTTATGACCTTGGCTGAGTCAAAGCTTTGAAGCGAGTTTGGGGAGCTCGGCAGCATCATGCTTAGACTTTTCAAAGAGACAAACTCCATTTTCTTATGAATGGAAAGTGAAAACCCCTGTTCCGCTTAAATTGGGTTCCTTCCTGTCCTGAGAAACACAGAGACCCCCAAaagggaagcagaggagagagagagacccacacCCAGACCCCGCGAGAAGAGATGACCATGACCACCATGCCAGAAAGTCTCAACAGCCCCGTGTCGGGCAAGGCGGTGTTTATGGAGTTTGGGCCACCCAACCAGCAAATGTCTCCTTCTCCCATGTCCCACGGGCACTACTCCATGCACTGTTTACACTCGGCGGGCCATTCGCAGCCCGACGGCGCCTACAGCTCGGCCTCGTCTTTCTCCCGACCGCTGGGCTACCCCTACGTCAACTCGGTCAGCAGCCACGCGTCCAGCCCCTACATCAGTTCGGTGCAGTCCTACCCGGGCAGCGCCAGCCTCGCCCAGAGCCGCCTGGAGGACCCAGGTACGTGCGcctgccagggagagggagaggaaagggtacgaagggagagagggagaaggagggtggaagggagggaggaagggggggaggaagagagagagagagaggagggagagagggagagagaggtgggggtggggagggcgccGGAGCAATGGAGGTTTCGGGTATCAATCTATGTATGGATCCTTGTCATagcaaagaaaagatttttttaaaaaattccacccAACTCCCAACTATACAGCAAAGGATAAATCCGAGAGCGTCCCCTGGCACTGTCTGAGCCTCTGGGCGGCTCTGTGTGCGGAGCACACAATgcccctttggaaaacagaaacCCACATGTGCACGTATTAGTCGCAGTAATTATTTATTGCGTAGCGCTATAAACAATGTATGCAATTAAGGGTAATTAAACCTCAACTACCGCCTGCAAAAATAGCAAACTTTCTCTGCAAAGGCAGGAACTGCACGCCTGGGAACTGCCCCAGTCCGCCTGCAGCGGCCCGGGTCCGGCCCTCGGACTTTACGGGACACTTCCCTGGCTTTCGGACTTTCTTGAGCGTTCTCTATCGGCCCAGCCTCTGCCATCCCTCGGTAGCCACTCGCCCTCGGCTCCCCGCACTAAAGGCTGTCCCTGCATTAACAGCAGTCCCCGCTTCTGCTGTCCCTCCAGGGGCTGACTCGGAGAAGAGCACGGTGGTGGAAGGCGGTGAAGTGCGCTTCAATGGCAAGGGGAAAAAGATCCGCAAACCCAGGACGATTTATTCCAGTTTGCAGTTGCAGGCTTTGAACCGGAGGTTCCAGCAAACTCAGTACCTAGCTCTGCCCGAGAGGGCGGAGCTCGCGGCCTCCTTGGGACTCACGCAGACGCAGGTACCTTGCCGCTGCCCCTCTGCCAAGCGGCCTGCGCCCGGAGCTTCATTTctggctctctgggcctcagggtcGGAGactgtgtgcgcgcgtgtgtgcgtgtgtgtgtgtccgtgtcccATCCCTGGTTCTCCCTGcgtctctccttcctctctagtTCTCTCTGCCCGGGCTCTGTCGCTGCACTCTGTACTCCGCACTGCCTGCCGCTGGGCCCTCACTCCCTGGACAATCTGATTAGGGCGTGGAAGGATTTCCCTAGACGTTTTGTTTGGGGACTCTGAGGTCACACGTGCCCGAACAACTGGAACAATAGACGCTGGGCTTAATCCCTTCTTTGCCTTCAAAGTGTGTGGCTAATCACTCGGGGCCGGGCTGGagcctctgtctccctcctcctcctcctcaccggGTTGGGGTATGGGGAAAtcctttcctctgccttctcaCCTCCCAAGTCCCAGACCCTGGAGGAGGAACAGGACCTTCCTTCCCGGATTGCTCTAAAACTCTGGGGAGCTCATGGGCTTTCTGATCAGGACTGGTGCAGGTTTCCAACGTCTGGGCCGGGATTTGGAGTAGAGCTGGGGAGAGCAAACAGACACTAAGGAAAGGTTGTTGTAAGTCCAAATGAAAAGTTTAGCAAAACCTTTTGGCCTCCTCAATCAACCCCCGACTCACTCAAGGGCAGAAAGGATGGAGCAAAGAGAAAGCAGGTGGCATTACAAATAAATTTCCTCCACTCCTTTCCTCCACTCGATTCTTTTATTGATGTTCATATTGGACTTGAAGACTCGATGTTGTGCAGGCGCTGCTTCTTCCCCCAGACGATTGGGAGGGTCGAGCTGAGTCCCTGACAAACGAAGGCCTGGATCCCCCCTAACTCCTCACCACCACGCCCCCTTGGCTCTCTGAGAGCTTGCCCCTGCGGGCCACCGGCGGCTGACAGCCTGGCTTTGGTTTTTATAGGTGGTGATGGGGCTCTGCTCCTCCAGCAGGGAGCTGCTCAGTCGCGCAGGGCGGCGAGGGGGATCCTTTCTCCACTGTCCCACGGCTCCCTTATCTCCCCGACGACCACGGTAGGCACAGTGGACCTAGCCGAGTCACATTATTGTCCGCTCTTGCAGGTCAAGATCTGGTTCCAGAACAAGCGTTCCAAGTTCAAGAAACTGATGAAGCAGGGCGGGGCGGCTCTGGAGGGTAGCGCGCTGGCCAACGGCCGGGCACTCTCTGCCGGCTCCCCGCCAGTGCCGCCCGGCTGGAACCCCAACTCGTCATCTGGGAAGGGCTCGGGCGGCAGCGCGGGTTCCTACATCCCCAGCTACACGTCATGGTACCCCTCGGCGCACCAAGAAGCTATGCAGCAACCCCAACTCATGTGAGGTTGCCCGCCCGCACCCTCCCGCCTCCTTCCCGTCTCCCCCCGGCCCGGGCCCCTCCCGCCTCCCGGTCCATCCACCCTGTCCGCAAGCCCTGGGCCTGCAGAAAGGCCCAGGGCCAAAGAAGAAGGAACAGCGAAGGCAGGACGCCCGCCACCTCCTTGGAGCCCCGCGCGGTCTGGACCGGCGACTTCCTGGCGCCCACGCCCACGCCCTCGCCCCCGCCCCGGCCTACGCCGCGCGGTGACAGCAGACAGCGGCCTCCGAGCGCAGGCACAAGCTCCCGAGACAGCCAGAGCAGCAAGATGAGCCAGCTGGACCCGATTCGTCGACCTTCAGCTGTGTGGGactatcagaaaaaagaaaaaaaaaaaaacacacccacaaaaaacaaaaaacaatatagaaaaagcaaaagctttttttttttttttcctgttctgtctgTCTCTTGTCTCCTTTCGCTCTGTATCTGTTTGCTGACGAAGTCGAGGTCCTCGTCTGTCCGCTGTCCTCATTCTGCGGCCTCTGAAAAAAGTCACCAGGTCGGAAGAGGCTCGGGCCGGCAGGCCGCCCAGTTCGGGGTGCTGGGACGTTTGGTCCTTTCGGACCTTCTTCTGGGCCTGCCTAACCATCTGTGTAGCTCGCTccggaattgggggaaattggagggaaggggttttatttattgagaaatggACTTCTGAGGGTGAACGTTGGCCAATTCGCAGTTCTGTGGAGCGCAAGGAGCGCCTGGTCCAAGAGTACCGATGACTACAAATGCACCCGGAAAAACGAATAGGGAGGACCTGGTGATTTTTAACTTATACAGTAACTTTTGTACTTCACTGGTATGGAGAAGTTGGAACTTAATGCTTTGCATTTTTACATgttccatattatttttaaaagaa from Neovison vison isolate M4711 chromosome 3, ASM_NN_V1, whole genome shotgun sequence encodes the following:
- the DLX1 gene encoding homeobox protein DLX-1 isoform X1, which produces MTMTTMPESLNSPVSGKAVFMEFGPPNQQMSPSPMSHGHYSMHCLHSAGHSQPDGAYSSASSFSRPLGYPYVNSVSSHASSPYISSVQSYPGSASLAQSRLEDPGADSEKSTVVEGGEVRFNGKGKKIRKPRTIYSSLQLQALNRRFQQTQYLALPERAELAASLGLTQTQVKIWFQNKRSKFKKLMKQGGAALEGSALANGRALSAGSPPVPPGWNPNSSSGKGSGGSAGSYIPSYTSWYPSAHQEAMQQPQLM
- the DLX1 gene encoding homeobox protein DLX-1 isoform X2, with the translated sequence MTMTTMPESLNSPVSGKAVFMEFGPPNQQMSPSPMSHGHYSMHCLHSAGHSQPDGAYSSASSFSRPLGYPYVNSVSSHASSPYISSVQSYPGSASLAQSRLEDPGQDLVPEQAFQVQETDEAGRGGSGG